From a single Amyelois transitella isolate CPQ chromosome 18, ilAmyTran1.1, whole genome shotgun sequence genomic region:
- the LOC106129660 gene encoding carboxylic ester hydrolase: MRMRWWRAVLLCACALVLQSDALPPATLGDVVANAATSLNSMKVTGAWRRLSSTLSESVGLKHALRRLQAVPARAARLVHALVDRMRVGGGPIVTTQLGALRGRKLATRTAAQMSYYSFKGIRYAQPPRGSLRFRAPVPLEPWTGVRDALEEGAVCPHRFMLFDTYKGDEDCLFLNVYTPALPDKLTGYNPKLPVMVWIHGGAFAVGSGNAFLYGPDHLVGAGVVLVTLNYRLGALGFLSLESEEVPGNMGLKDQVMALKWVRDNIESFGGDSSRVTIFGESAGAVSVHLHMLSNASKGLFHAAIAQSGLALSPWALAQAPRARAFELGRELGLETNNTAELIGYLRATPSELLVKAGARLTAAPEKNADLQSTVALPFLPTLEPEGPDAFLTKLPRDSLPGADVPLLTGYNAQEGIILFRRLQRDPKLLSELDREFKRVVPPALLSPNETVTLNISETIRSFYFQHRPVDARNIDSLIDLFTDVMFLRPILETVRLQAETNRRSPTYVYRFAFDGALGLFKRMLGITHPGACHGDEMGYLFYFSRLNYRLDDDSPELAVSQRMVQLWTNFAKTGNPTPPVDYESVVDFKWPPVNDTSSIDYLNINGNFTVKKDPESKRVKFWDWLYENYAQER, translated from the exons ATGCGCATGCGGTGGTGGCGAGCGGTGCTGCTGTGCGCGTGCGCGCTCGTGCTACAGAGTGACGCGCTGCCGCCTGCGACCCTCGGGGATGTCGTCGCCAATGCCGCTACtagtctcaattccatgaag GTGACAGGAGCATGGCGGCGGCTTTCAAGCACATTGAGCGAGTCCGTAGGGCTGAAGCACGCTCTACGGAGACTGCAAGCGGTGCCGGCGCGCGCGGCCCGCTTGGTACACGCCCTGGTGGACCGGATGAGAGTCGGGGGTGGACCCATAGTGACAACGCAGCTAGGAGCCTTACGAGGGCGGAAACTAGCCACTAGGACAGCGGCACAGATGTCCTATTATAGTTTTAAGGGGATAAG ATACGCTCAACCCCCACGCGGCTCGCTAAGATTCCGAGCACCGGTCCCTTTGGAACCCTGGACGGGCGTCCGGGATGCTCTAGAGGAGGGCGCCGTGTGCCCACATCGGTTCATGTTGTTTGACACCTATAAGGGAGACGAAGACTGCTTGTTTCTGAATGTGTATACGCCGGCGCTTCCAGACAAACTTACAGG ATACAACCCGAAGTTGCCAGTGATGGTGTGGATCCACGGCGGAGCGTTTGCAGTCGGGTCTGGCAACGCCTTCCTCTACGGTCCAGACCATCTGGTCGGAGCAGGAGTTGTGTTAGTGACCCTCAACTACAGGCTAGGGGCACTCGGCTTCTTGAGTCTTGAGAGTGAGGAAGTGCCTGGCAATATGGGACTTAAG GACCAAGTAATGGCATTGAAATGGGTTCGTGACAACATTGAGAGTTTCGGCGGGGATTCTTCACGAGTGACCATCTTCGGGGAGTCTGCGGGAGCGGTGTCCGTGCATCTGCATATGTTGTCCAACGCGTCTAAG GGTCTGTTTCACGCTGCGATAGCTCAGAGTGGGTTGGCGCTGTCGCCGTGGGCGCTGGCGCAGGCGCCGCGCGCGCGTGCCTTCGAGCTGGGCAGGGAGCTCGGCCTTGAAACCAACAACACGGCTGAACTCATTG GTTACTTGCGGGCGACCCCAAGCGAGTTGCTTGTGAAAGCCGGGGCACGGCTGACGGCGGCGCCCGAGAAGAACGCTGACCTGCAGAGCACGGTGGCGCTTCCGTTCCTGCCCACTTTGGAGCCCGAGGGCCCAGACGCCTTCCTCACCAAACTGCCGCGAGACAGTTTACCAGGCGCAGATGTGCCGCTGCTCACTGGCTACAACGCCCAGGAAGGAATCATACTGTTTAGAA GACTTCAAAGAGATCCCAAGTTACTAAGCGAGCTAGACCGAGAGTTCAAGCGAGTGGTGCCTCCCGCGCTACTGTCTCCAAACGAGACTGTCACCCTGAACATATCGGAGACCATCAGATCCTTCTACTTCCAGCACCGGCCCGTGGACGCGAGGAATATCGACAGTTTGATTGAT CTGTTTACGGATGTTATGTTCCTGAGGCCAATCTTGGAGACAGTGCGCTTACAGGCAGAGACTAATAGAAGAAGTCCTACATACGTATACCGATTCGCCTTCGACGGCGCCCTAGGGCTCTTCAAGCGAATGCTGGGCATCACCCATCCTGGGGCCTGCCACGGAGATGAGATGGGCTACTTGTTTTACTTCTCTAGACTAAACTATAGGCTTGACGATGATTCCCCTGAACTCGCCGTGTCGCAACGCATGGTCCAATTGTGGACCAACTTCGCCAAGACTGG AAATCCAACTCCACCTGTTGACTACGAGTCCGTCGTAGACTTCAAGTGGCCGCCTGTGAATGACACTTCCAGTATCGATTACCTGAACATCAATGGCAACTTTACTGTGAAAAAGGATCCCGAATCCAAGAGAGTCAAATTCTGGGATTGGCTTTACGAAAACTATGCTCAGGAACGTTGA
- the LOC106129679 gene encoding lipopolysaccharide-induced tumor necrosis factor-alpha factor homolog has translation MATNPGPTAPQSSAPDDLPPPYSAVVGNPPYGFVMPSNEAYSGPAAPYPQPKQFTAPGVYPHPPTVVTTVTTSQPQAGSIPPPPPGMPVNILVPPAVGTEPTTINCFNCGKVVTTRVVYTTAWHTHLVAGSICVITMVCSLCCLGLVPYCFDTFKDAEHYCPNCNTFIGKSNKC, from the exons ATGGCAACTAATCCAGGCCCTACGGCTCCTCAATCTTCTGCGCCAGATGATTTACCTCCGCCCTATTCAGCGGTCGTGGGAAATCCCCCGTACGGCTTCGTTATGCCATCAAATGAAGCATATTCTGGACCAGCGGCACCTTACCCTCAACCAAAACAATTCACCGCACCAGGAGTGTATCCTCACCCACCAACTGTAGTAACGACAGTGACGACATCTCAACCACAGGCGGGGTCCATTCCACCCCCTCCGCCAGGAATGCCTGTTAATATACTGGTACCGCCGGCTGTGGGCACAGAGCCAACTACCATCAATTGTTTCAACTGTGGCAAAGTAGTGACTACGAGAGTAGTGTACACAACAGCATGGCACACACATCTTGTAGCTGGATCTATCTGTGTGATCACCAT GGTTTGTTCGCTGTGTTGCTTGGGCCTAGTACCATACTGCTTTGACACCTTCAAAGATGCTGAGCACTACTGCCCCAACTGCAATACTTTTATTGGAAAGAGCAATAAATGTTGA
- the LOC106129682 gene encoding NTF2-related export protein: MTEVSVKNVDNACETAEEFTRVYYKQVDNSRHSTSKLYLDTGLLVWNGNGINGSDKIQKFLMDLPASNHVLKTLDAQPVSEMVVSNKLTFLIQACGDVTYENDETKKPFQQTFLIVAVDGKWKIVSDCFRLQVPYNT; the protein is encoded by the coding sequence ATGACAGAGGTGTCTGTTAAAAATGTTGACAATGCATGTGAAACAGCAGAAGAATTCACACGAGTATATTACAAACAAGTGGACAATAGTCGACATTCCACCTCAAAATTGTACCTGGATACTGGACTTCTTGTGTGGAATGGCAATGGTATAAACGGTAGTGATAAGATACAAAAATTCCTAATGGATTTACCCGCCAGTAATCATGTTTTGAAAACCTTGGACGCTCAACCTGTTTCCGAGATGGTAGTTTCCAATAAACTGACATTCCTTATACAAGCGTGTGGAGATGTTACGTATGAGAACGACGAGACGAAAAAACCTTTCCAACAAACCTTTCTTATAGTAGCTGTtgatggcaagtggaaaattGTATCAGATTGTTTCAGGCTTCAAGTGCCTTACAATACGTAA